The following coding sequences are from one Chelonoidis abingdonii isolate Lonesome George chromosome 4, CheloAbing_2.0, whole genome shotgun sequence window:
- the RHOC gene encoding rho-related GTP-binding protein RhoC, whose translation MAAIRKKLVIVGDGACGKTCLLIVFSKDQFPEVYVPTVFENYIADIEVDGKQVELALWDTAGQEDYDRLRPLSYPDTDVILMCFSIDSPDSLENIPEKWTPEVKHFCPNVPIILVGNKKDLRNDEHTRRELAKMKQEPVKPEEGRDMANRINAFGYLECSAKTKDGVREVFEMATRAGLQVRKNKKRKGCPLL comes from the exons ATGGCAGCCATCAGAAAGAAGTTGGTGATTGTGGGAGATGGCGCCTGCGGGAAGACCTGTCTGCTGATTGTGTTCAGCAAGGACCAGTTCCCTGAGGTCTACGTGCCGACAGTCTTTGAGAACTACATCGCTGATATCGAAGTAGATGGAAAGCAG GTGGAACTGGCCCTTTGGGACACGGCGGGGCAGGAAGACTATGACAGACTGCGGCCCCTCAGCTACCCAGACACGGACGTTATCCTCATGTGCTTTTCCATCGACAGCCCAGACAGTCTAG AGAACATTCCTGAGAAGTGGACTCCAGAAGTGAAACATTTCTGCCCCAACGTGCCTATCATCCTGGTTGGAAACAAGAAGGACCTACGGAATGATGAGCACACCCGGAGGGAGCTAGCGAAGATGAAGCAG GAGCCAGTGAAGccagaggaagggagggacatGGCTAACAGAATCAATGCCTTTGGATACCTCGAGTGCTCTGCCAAGACGAAGGATGGCGTGCGGGAAGTCTTTGAGATGGCCACTCGGGCCGGCTTACAAGTCAGGAAAAACAAGAAACGTAAAGGCTGCCCACTCCTGTAA